A DNA window from Brassica napus cultivar Da-Ae chromosome C1, Da-Ae, whole genome shotgun sequence contains the following coding sequences:
- the LOC106375746 gene encoding PGR5-like protein 1A, chloroplastic, with protein MGSKMLFSLTSPRLFSAVSSKPTTCFSSPSSSRTQWAPLSPGRSVPLRKSFFLLPSKATTEQPGQAGGEDVDSNIMPYCSINKAEKKTIGEMEQEFLQAMQSFYYDGKAIMSNEEFDNLKEELMWEGSSVVMLSSDEQRFLEASMAYVSGNPILNDQEFDQLKLKLKMDGSEIVCEGPRCSLRSKKVYSDLAVDYFKMLLLNVPASVVALGLFFFLDDITGFEITYILELSEPFSFIFTWFAAVPLIVYLASSITKLIIKDFLILKGPCPNCGTENVSFFGTILSISSGGKTNNVKCTNCGTAMEYDSGSRLITLPEAS; from the exons ATGGGTAGCAAGATGCTATTCAGTTTAACAAGCCCTCGACTTTTCTCCGCCGTCTCCAGCAAACCCACAACTTGTTTCTCTTCTCCTTCGTCGTCGAGGACTCAATGGGCTCCGCTCAGCCCTGGGAGATCGGTTCCCTTGAGAAAAAGCTTCTTCTTGCTGCCTTCAAAAGCCACCACAGAGCAGCCAG GTCAAGCTGGAGGAGAAGACGTGGATAGCAACATCATGCCGTATTGTAGCATCAACAAGGCTGAGAAGAAAACAATTGGTGAAATGGAACAAGAGTTTCTCCAAGCCATGCAA TCGTTTTATTACGATGGTAAAGCGATCATGTCGAATGAGGAGTTTGATAATCTTAAAGAAGAGCTCATGTGGGAAGGAAGCAGTGTTGTCATGCTAA GTTCTGATGAACAACGGTTCTTGGAAGCTTCAATGGCTTATGTTTCTGGGAATCCAATCCTCAATGATCAAGAATTTGATCAGCTCAAACTCAAACTAAAG ATGGATGGTAGCGAGATTGTGTGCGAGGGTCCAAGATGCAGTCTCCGTAGTAAAAAG GTGTATAGTGATCTCGCTGTAGATTACTTCAAAATGCTCTTGCTCAATGTTCCAGCAAGCGTTGTTGCTCTCGGACT GTTTTTCTTCTTGGACGACATTACAGGTTTTGAGATCACATATATATTGGAGCTTTCAGAGCCATTTAGTTTCATATTCACGTGGTTCGCTGCCGTGCCTCTGATCGTATACCTGGCTTCATCAATCACCAAACTCATCATCAAAGACTTCTTGATCTTGAAG GGTCCTTGTCCAAATTGTGGAACGGAGAATGTTTCCTTCTTTGGAACAATTCTTTCAATATCCAGCGGTGGCAAAACCAACAATGTCAAATGCACCAA CTGTGGTACCGCGATGGAGTATGACTCTGGTTCTAGGTTGATCACATTGCCAGAAGCAAGCTAA
- the LOC106375751 gene encoding protein FIZZY-RELATED 2, with the protein MEDPTASNVTPPANSSSQIIPSPSSVKVSLESRINRLINANQSPSPSRSIYSDRFIPSRSGSNFALFDLASPSPSKEDGAGSYATLLRAAMFGPETPEKRDITGFSTSRNIFRFKTETNRCLNSFSPFVSDDGPGVSHAPIKALRKVSRSPYKVLDAPALQDDFYLNLVDWSAQNVLAVGLGNCVYLWNACSSKVTKLCDLGADDSVCSVGWAFRGTHLAVGTSSGKVQIWDASRCKRTRTMEGHRLRVGALAWGSSVLSSGSRDKSILQRDIRCQEDHVSKLAGHKSEVCGLKWSYDNRELASGGNDNRLFVWNQHSTQPVLKYSEHTAAVKAIAWSPHVHGLLASGGGTADRCIRFWNTTTNTHLSSIDTCSQVCNLAWSKNVNELVSTHGYSQNQIIVWKYPTMSKIATLTGHTYRVLYLAVSPDGQTIVTGAGDETLRFWNVFPSPKSQNTDSDIGSSFFGRTTIR; encoded by the exons ATGGAAGATCCTACCGCAAGCAACGTGACTCCTCCGGCGAATTCTTCTTCTCAGATAATCCCATCGCCGTCGTCGGTGAAAGTGTCACTCGAGTCACGAATCAATCGTCTGATCAATGCCAACCAATCACCATCACCGTCACGTTCTATATACTCCGACAGATTCATACCAAGCAGATCCGGATCCAATTTCGCGCTCTTCGATCTCGCTTCTCCTTCTCCGAGCAAAGAAGACGGCGCAGGCTCGTACGCGACTCTGTTGCGCGCGGCGATGTTCGGTCCCGAGACGCCGGAGAAACGGGACATCACTGGCTTCTCTACGTCGAGGAATATCTTCCGGTTTAAGACGGAGACGAATCGGTGTTTGAATTCTTTTTCTCCTTTCGTGTCCGATGATGGTCCTGGTGTTAGTCATGCTCCGATCAAGGCCTTGAGGAAGGTGTCTCGATCGCCCTATAAG GTACTAGATGCACCGGCTTTGCAAgatgatttttatttgaatctAGTGGACTGGTCTGCACAAAATGTTCTTGCGGTGGGATTAGGGAACTGCGTGTATTTGTGGAACGCTTGTAGCAGCAAGGTAACTAAATTATGTGATCTGGGAGCTGATGATAGTGTTTGCTCTGTGGGTTGGGCCTTTCGTGGAACTCATCTTGCTGTCGGAACTAGTTCCGGGAAAGTGCAG ATATGGGATGCGTCGCGTTGCAAGAGAACAAGAACAATGGAAGGACATAGACTAAGAGTTGGAGCACTGGCGTGGGGATCATCTGTACTGTCATCTGGTAGTAGAGACAAGAGTATTCTTCAGAGAGACATACGTTGTCAAGAGGATCACGTCAGTAAACTGGCAGGTCACAAATCAGAAGTATGCGGACTCAAGTGGTCTTATGACAACAGAGAGTTAGCTTCTGGTGGAAACGACAATCGG CTTTTTGTATGGAACCAACATTCAACACAACCGGTTCTGAAATATAGTGAACACACAGCCGCGGTTAAAGCAATAGCTTGGTCACCTCATGTTCACGGGCTTCTTGCTTCTGGTGGTGGGACTGCTGATAGATGCATACGTTTTTGGAATACAACTACGAATACTCATTTAAGTTCCATTGATACTTGCagtcag GTATGCAATCTAGCATGGTCTAAGAACGTAAACGAGCTAGTTAGCACGCACGGATACTCCCAAAACCAAATCATAGTCTGGAAATACCCAACCATGTCCAAA ATTGCGACTCTGACAGGCCACACATACCGTGTTCTGTATCTAGCGGTCTCACCTGATGGACAGACGATTGTAACCGGAGCAGGAGATGAAACCTTAAGGTTCTGGAATGTCTTCCCATCCCCTAAATCTCAG AACACGGATAGTGATATTGGGTCGTCATTCTTTGGTAGAACAACAATTCGTTGA
- the LOC106375753 gene encoding magnesium dechelatase SGR1, chloroplastic-like — protein MCSLSASLLLPTKLKPAYSDNRSNSNSSLFLANRRRPKRKNQSIVPMARLFGPAIFESSKLKVLFLGVDEKKHPLTLPRTYTLTHSDITAKLTLAISHSINNSQLQGWANRLYRDEVVAEWKKVKGKMSLHVHCHISGGHFLLYLFAKFRYYIFCKELPVVLKAFVHGDVNLLNRHPELQEALVYVYFHSNVNEFNRVECWGPLWEATSLDGHRTLTLPEKQCTHECSCCFPPVSSIPWSHSLCNEGVVDSYSGTQGEGMSTPSPEKLY, from the exons ATGTGTAGCTTGTCGGCGAGTCTGCTGTTACCGACAAAGCTGAAACCAGCTTATTCCGACAACCGAAGTAACAGCAACAGCTCACTCTTTCTCGCCAATAGAAGACGACCCAAGAGGAAGAACCAATCGATTGTTCCC ATGGCAAGATTGTTTGGACCGGCGATTTTCGAATCATCCAAGTTGAAAGTATTGTTTCTAGGGGTTGACGAGAAGAAGCATCCATTAACGCTTCCAAGAACTTATACGCTCACTCACAGTGACATTACTGCTAAATTAACTTTAGCTATTTCTCACTCCATTAACAATtctcag TTGCAAGGATGGGCAAATAGACTATACCGAGATGAGGTGGTAGCAGAGTGGAAGAAAGTGAAAGGGAAAATGTCGCTTCACGTCCACTGTCACATAAGCGGTGGCCATTTCCTTTTATATCTCTTTGCAAAGTTTAGATATTACATCTTCTGCAAAGAACTACCAGTG GTGTTGAAGGCTTTTGTTCATGGAGATGTGAACTTGTTGAACCGCCATCCTGAGTTGCAAGAAGCTCTTGTTTATGTTTACTTCCACTCCAATGTCAATGAGTTCAACAGAGTCGAGTGTTGGGGTCCGCTTTGGGAAGCTACTTCACTTGATGGTCACAGGACTCTAACTCTTCCTGAAAAACAGTGCACTCATGAATGTAGTTGTTGTTTCCCACCGGTTAGCTCGATTCCGTGGTCTCATAGTCTTTGCAACGAAGGTGTTGTTGATAGCTACTCTGGGACTCAGGGAGAGGGTATGTCTACTCCTAGTCCAGAGAAACTCTATTGA